A single window of Mustela erminea isolate mMusErm1 chromosome 4, mMusErm1.Pri, whole genome shotgun sequence DNA harbors:
- the DDO gene encoding D-aspartate oxidase isoform X2, translating to MTKAELKKFPQHVFGHAFTTLKCESPTYLPWLEKRLKGSGVPILTRRIGDLWELHPSFDIVINCSGLGSRQLAGDSKLFPVRGQVLRVQAPWVKHFIRDGNGLTYIYPGIANVILGGTRQEGDWNLSPDAEMSRDIFSRCCALEPSLRGACHIREKVGLRPFRPGLRLQTELLAQDGRRLPVVHHYGHGSGGISVHWGTALEAARLVGECVRALRSPKSKL from the exons ATGACCAAGGCTGAACTGAAGAAATTCCCCCAGCATGTGTTTGGTCACGCTTTCACGACTCTGAAATGTGAAAGCCCTACTTACCTCCCGTGGTTGGAGAAGAG GTTAAAAGGAAGTGGGGTCCCGATACTCACCCGACGAATAGGAGACTTGTGGGAACTCCATCCGTCCTTCGACATCGTGATCAACTGCTCAGGCCTTGGAAGCAGACAGCTAGCAGGAGACTCGAAGCTGTTCCCAGTGCGGGGCCAAGTGCTCAGAGTTCAGGCTCCCTGGGTGAAGCATTTCATCCGGGACGGGAATGGGCTGACATATATTTATCCTGGCATAGCCAACGTAATCCTGGGAGGAACGAGGCAGGAAGGAGACTGGAATCTGTCCCCAGATGCAGAAATGAGCAGAGATATTTTTTCCCGTTGTTGTGCTCTTGAGCCGTCCCTCCGTGGAGCCTGCCACATCAGGGAGAAGGTGGGTTTAAGGCCCTTCCGGCCAGGCTTGCGGCTGCAGACAGAGCTCCTCGCCCAGGATGGTAGGAGGCTGCCCGTGGTCCACCACTACGGCCACGGGAGTGGGGGCATCTCCGTGCACTGGGGCACTGCTCTGGAGGCCGCCAGGCTGGTGGGGGAGTGTGTCCGAGCCCTCAGGAGCCCCAAGTCAAAGCTGTAG